The Kwoniella dendrophila CBS 6074 chromosome 1, complete sequence genome contains a region encoding:
- a CDS encoding GTP-binding protein YchF yields the protein MAPKKKVEEVKKVILGRPSNNLQIGIVGVPNVGKSSFFNTLSQTDLGKAANFPYATIDPEEARIPVPDERFDWLCQLYKPVSKVPAFLTCVDIAGLTAGASTGAGLGNAFLSHVRSVDGIFQVVRAFDDAEVIHVEGDVDPCRDMQIISTELRLKDIEWVEKAVEAAKKNTRNAGGVSLADKAKKEELATVEKILKHLVEDNKDVRKGNWSNKEVEVINGLNLLTAKPITYLVNLSERDFVRKKNKWLPKIKAWIDENNPGDSLIPFSVALEERLVRMTDDEKVAEAETLGLGKNASALGKITTAGYTSLELIRYFTSGPDEVRAWTIRKGTKAPQAAGVIHSDFENKFICGEIMAYDDLKEYGTEAAVKAAGKLRQQGKPYEVVDGDICYWKSGQ from the exons aTGGCACCAAAGAAAAAGGTCGAAGAAGTTAAAAAAGTTATCCTTGGTAGACCAAGTAATAACTTGCAA ATTGGTATTGTCGGTGTACCAAATGTcggtaaatcatcattcttcaaCACCCTTTCACAAACcgatttaggtaaagctgcCAATTTCCCATATGCTACCAT TGACCCAGAAGAAGCAAGAATTCCAGTACCTGATGAACGATTCGATTGGTTATGTCAATTATATAAACCTGTATCAAAAGTACCAGCATTTTTAACATGTGTCGATATTGCAGGTTTAACTGCAGGTGCATCAACAGGtgcaggtttaggtaatgcATTCTTATCACATGTCAGATCAGTTGATGGTATATTTCAAGTTGTTAGAGcatttgatgatgcagaAGTTATTcatgttgaaggtgatgttgatcCATGTAGAGATATGCAAATCATTTCAACAGAGTTACGattaaaagatattgaatgGGTTGAAAAAGCTGTAGAAGCTGCTAAAAAAAATACAAGAAATGCTGGTGGTGTAagtttagctgataaagctaaaaaagaagaatta GCTACAGTCGAAAAAATCTTGAAACACCTTGTAGAAGATAACAAGGATGTACGAAAAGGTAACTGGTCAAACAAAGAA GTTGAAGTCATCAATGGATTGAACTTACTTACAGCTAAACCAATTACATATTTAGTAAATCTTTCTGAAAGAGATTTCgttagaaagaagaataaatGGTTACCAAAAATCAAAGCATGGATAGATGAAAACAATCCAGGAGATTCATTAATTCCATTTTCAGTCgcattagaagaaagattagttAGAATgacagatgatgaaaaagttgctgaagctgaaacacTTGGTCTCGGTAAAAATGcatcagctttaggtaaaatcaCAACAGCAGGTTATACAAGTTTAGAATTAATTAGATATTTCACCTCTGGTCCTGATGAAGTTAGAGCTTGGACAATTAGAAAAGGTACAAAAGCACCACAGGCTGCTGGTGTTATTCATTCTGATTTCGAAAATAAATTCATCTGCGGTGAAATTATGGcatatgatgatttgaaagaatATGGTACAGAAGCTGCTGTCAAAGCCGCCGGTAAGCTTAGACAACAAGGTAAACCTTATGAAGTTGTAGATGGTGATATTTGTTACTGGAAATCTGGTCAATAG